The sequence below is a genomic window from Methanosarcinales archaeon.
GAATTTGTCCATTTTTCCTCCGTGACGACAATTCCATTTCGTTGTAAAGCTAAGGCAATTACAAAAGGGTCAGCTTGATTACTTGTTCGGTTAAAGTCGATTAAAGTTGGATGTTTTGTTAAAATTTCACTTACGATAGTTTGTACTTCATCGTCTAAAGGTTGAAACATTTTACTATTTTTATCCACCCAACTTTTTATGCTATCATCTTGCTTTTCTAATTCAAAATAGACTTCTTCAGGTGCTATTAATTTATCGGTTTCAATTAAACCTTTAAAGTGTTCCCAAAGCTGAGGAAATATCTCAGGCGGATATCTATCATTCCACCCTGTTAAAAGGGAACTGGTGTCAATACAATAAATCAAAAAAAAAAACTCCTAAGAAGACATTTCACTACGCATTAATTCGGATTCAATTTTTGGTAAATGCTTCAATCGTACTCCTAGATAATCAGCAACATCACTCATGTTGATTTTTTGTTCTCGATAAGACTCTAGAACAAGATTTGAATACATTTCCCCATTCCAGCTCAGTACTTTTCTATAATATGGAATTTTCACATCTTCATCTGGACTTTTCATCAATTTCAATTCTTCAAGAAGCTGTTTTCGTTTTGTTCTATAAAATTCAAGGGTTACCAAATCTAATGTAGTAAGCCGGCGAATAATAACTTCACGACTAACTTTATATTTATTGGCAAGTTTCCGAATATTTTCATCAGACCATTGATCTGGATCAAGATTTTGTTTAACGAGTGGTTCTTTTAATAATCCGGCTTTCGGAACTAAGAATGCCGCTGCAAAATGGTTACAAAAAACCTCGAATCTGGAAATATTATTTTTATAATCAGATTCATACATATCACAAATTCCTCCATTTCGAAGGAGTAAATGGCAGTATTCATGGAATA
It includes:
- a CDS encoding DUF4411 family protein — its product is MIYCIDTSSLLTGWNDRYPPEIFPQLWEHFKGLIETDKLIAPEEVYFELEKQDDSIKSWVDKNSKMFQPLDDEVQTIVSEILTKHPTLIDFNRTSNQADPFVIALALQRNGIVVTEEKWTNS